The stretch of DNA TCATCGTCTCCCACGACCGGCACCTGCTGCGGGCCACCGTCGACGAGTTCTGGCGGGTGGCCGACCATGCCGTCACCCCCTTCGATGGCGACCTGGAGGACTACCGGGCCTGGCTCAAGAGCCGCCTGGAGGGAGAGCGCCGCGAGGCCCGGGCCGACAAGGCCGAATGCCAGGCCGAGGGGGCCGCCCCCCGGGAGGATCGCAAGGCGGCCCGCCGGGCGGCGGCGGAGCTGCGCGAGAAGCTACGCCCGCTGAAGCGCGACCGCGACCGGGCCGAGAAGGCGATGGAGAAGGTCCAGGCCGAGCTCGCCGAGGTCGAGGCGGGCCTGGGGGAGGCCGAGCTCTACACCGACACGGCGAGGAAGGAGGAGCTGACCGAGCGCCTTGGGCGCCAGGGCGAGCTCAAGTCGCGACTGGAGGCCCTGGAGCAGGACTGGCTCGAGGCCGAGGAGGCGCTGGAGGCCATGGAGGCGGAACTCAACGAGGCCTGAGCCCGGCGCTCAGGCGGCCGCAGCGCCGACTGTCATTGCGCGGTGCGTTCGGTGCGCCATCAGCTCTCCAGCAGGAAGGTGACGGGCCCGTCGTTGACCAGCGATACCTGCATGTCAGCGGCGAACTCGCCGCTCGCAACCGACGGCCAGGACGCCCTGGCGCGATCGAGCAGGTAGTGGAAGAGGCGTTCCCCCTCGGCGGGGGGAGCGGCACGGGAGAAGCTGGGCCTCAGTCCCTTGCGGGTGTCGGCGGCCAGGGTGAACTGGGAGACCAGCAGCAGCCCGCCCTCGGCCTGCTGGACATTGAGGTTCATCTTGCCGGCCGCATCGGCGAAGACCCGATAGTGGAGAAGCTTGTGCAGCAGCCGGTCGGCCGAGGCCTCGTCGTCGCCTTTCTCGACGCCCACCAGGGCCAGCAGTCCCGGGCCGATGGCGCCCACCTCGCGATCGTCCACCTCCACGCTGGCGCGTCGCACGCGCTGAATCAGGGCCTTCATCGGGCGGGATCTCCTTGCTGATGTCCGGGGCGGCCCAGCCTAGCATGGCCTCCCCCTGCATGACGCGCCGGTCAGCGCCCCAGCAGGTCGTCCCGGAAGCCCTCGCCCAGCGGGTCGTCTCCCAGCCAGATGCCGAACAGCGCGCTGGCCAGCGCCAGGTCGCTCCCCTCGTAGAGGGTTTCGCCATTCAGGGCGAGGGTCAGGGCGTCGCCATCCCAGCCCAGGGCGTAGCGGTCGCCGGGTGAGACGTCGCGGTAGCGGTCGTTGAAGGCCGTGAGATTCGGCGCCAGCCGGGCGAACTCTTCCCCAGGCAGTGCCTCCTCTACGCGCTCGCGGGTGACCTCGGCGAAGTCGCTCGCCTCGATGGCGTGGAAATACTCCAGCTCCAGTCGGCGCGGGACGTCGGACAGCGGGGCAGGAACGGGAAAGCCGGTGGCCTGGTAATAGGCGCCGGCATAGGCATCCCAGATCATGTAGCGGAAGAGGCCGTGGCCGATGCGCTCGTAGCGGCGCTCGCCGGTCTCAAGGGTGGCGGGGAAGCGGGCGCCCTTGATCTCGACGGGTGCTTTCTCGACGGACGCTTTCTCGACGGACGCTTTCTCAACGGGCTCTGTCGCGACGGATTGGGCGGCCGCGGGCAGGGCGGTCGTCAGGGTCGCCAGCAGCAGGAGGCCGCGGGGGGTGGGCAGGGGCATGGTGAACCTCGCACGTCAGGGTATTGCCTGGACAGACAATAGCCTTTCGTAAAGGTTCTGTATAGCTTTTACCAGATCGCTTTTACCAGGCGCGGCAAAGCATGATGTCGCAGTGGGGTTCCGACAGCAGGCGCTCGGTGATCTGGCTGTGGCGCCCCAGCTGGCCGCGACTACCCAGCGCGAGCAGGTCCGGCGGCTGGCGACGCAGGCGGGTCATCAGCACCTCCATGGGGTCGCCCTGCTCGAGCACCAGCTCGAGCTCCGGGACATCCTCGAGCTCGCTCATCAGCTGCTCGGTCTCGCGCTCGAGCTGGGTGCGCAGCCGCTCCACCTCGCGGTCGCGCCAGCGGGCGTAGTCGCTGTCCGAGCCCAGCTCGCGTTCGCCGGGGATGTCCCAGGCGTGCAGCAGGGTCAATCGAGCCTCCGGGAAGCGCTTGAGGGTCTCGCGCAGGGTATGCCGGGAGGTCAGCGAGAAGTCCACGGGCACCAGGATGTTGTTCCACTCCTGGGTCGCCAGGTGGCTGACCGAGAGCACCGGGCAGGGGGCACTGCGCAGCACCCGGGCGAGGGTGGTGCCGGCCACCAGGTCGGGCTGTCCGCGCTTGCGATGGGCCCCCAGGATGATCATGTCCGCCTGGCGCTCGTGGGCCTCGCGGATGATCTCGGCATAGGGGGCGCCGGCCATGGTCTGGATCAGGCTCTGGGGCTCGGGCAGGGCATAGTCCTCGCGAATGTCGGTGAGGGTCGCGCGGATGTCCTCCACCACGGCTTCCTCCAGGTCATGGAGCACGCGGCGGGGCAGGTAGGGGTCGAGCACGTGGATGATGTCGAGTCGGGCACCGCTCTCCACGGCGAGGCGCACGGCGCGGGCGAAGGCGGCGCGGTTCTCGGCGGAGAGGTCGCTGGCGAACAGCAGGGTCTGGCTCATGATGGCTCCCTCCCGGGCAGGAAGATCCCGATGGCACCCCTCTCAGCATGGGTGGCCCCGGGAGCGCGCGCAAGGCCGCTGCCCTACCACCAGGCATGGAAGTGGTGCACCGGCCCGTGCCCCTGCCCCACGTGAAGGCGATGACTTTCCTCCAGCGCCCGCGACAGCCAGGCCTTGGCGGCGGTCACCGCGTCGGGCAGGGCGTCGCCCTGGGCCAGGCGGGCGGTGATCGCCGAGGAGAGGGTGCAGCCGGTGCCGTGCAGGTTGCCGGTGGCGATGCGCCGCCCGTCCAGCCACGTCAGGTTATCGCCCGTGACCAGCAGGTCGGGGCAGGTCTCGCCCCTCAGGTGGCCGCCCTTGAGCAGCACCGCCCCGGGTGTCAGGGCCCTCAGCCCGGGGACCATTGCCTCCATGCCGGCGCGGTCGTGCGGCACCGGGCAGTCGAGCAGCACGGCTGCCTCCGGCAGGTTCGGGGTGATCAGGTCAGCCAGCGGCACGAGGCAGTCGCGCACCGCGGCGATGCCGGCATCGTCGACCAGGGTATCGCCGCTCTTGGCCACCATCACCGGGTCGAGCACGACCCAGCGCGGCCGCCTGGCGCCCAGGGCATCCCGGATCACCTCGGCGACCCGGCGGCTGGCCACCATGCCGACCTTTACCGCGGCGATGTCGATATCGTCGAGCAAGGTGTCGAGCTGGGCGGCGATGAAGTCCGCGGGCACCGGGTGCACCCCGGCGACGCCGCGGGTGTTCTGCGCGGTCAGGGCGGTGATCACGCTGGTACCATAGCTGCCCAGGGCCGAGAAGGTCTTGAGGTCGGCCTGGATGCCGGCGCCGCCGCCGGGGTCCGAGCCGGCGATGGTCAGGGTGTTGGGTATGGGACGGGAGTGGGCCATCATCGTCACGTCATTGCGGTCGAAGGAGGCCGTCAGCCTACTGCAGGGAGGGGGGACGGTGCCATGCTGATGCTCTTCCTCGTGGCGCTGGCCAGCGCCACCCTGCTGCCCGGCGGCTCCGAGGTGTGGCTGGCGCGGCTCTGGTGCCAGGGCGAGCCCGGGTGGTGGCTCTGGGCCGTGGCCAGTGTCGGCAATACGCTCGGGAGCCTGATCAACGTGGGGCTGGGACGCTATGCGCGGCACTTCGAGGGGCGGCGCTGGTTTCCCGTCTCCCGGCAGGGGCTGGCGCGAGCCGAAGGCTGGTACCTGCACTTCGGCGAGTGGAGCCTGCTGGCCAGCTGGGTACCGGTGGTCGGCGACCCGCTCACCGTGCTGGCCGGCATCCTGCGGCTGCCCTGGTGGCGGGCCACGCTGCTGATCGCCCTGGCCAAGGGCGCGCGCTATGCCCTGGTGCTGTGGCTGGCCGGCGCCTGGCTGGCGCCGCTGTGCGCCTGAAACGACAAGGGGCCGCCCGAAGGCGGCCCCTGGCTGGCGGCACCGGCGAGATCACTCGCTGGTGGTGTCGCCTTCCGGGTTGCGGGCGTTGTAGTAGGCCTGCTCGGAGATGGCGTGATAGTTCACGACCTTGTCCTGGAAGGCCTT from Halomonas aestuarii encodes:
- the dtd gene encoding D-aminoacyl-tRNA deacylase, which encodes MKALIQRVRRASVEVDDREVGAIGPGLLALVGVEKGDDEASADRLLHKLLHYRVFADAAGKMNLNVQQAEGGLLLVSQFTLAADTRKGLRPSFSRAAPPAEGERLFHYLLDRARASWPSVASGEFAADMQVSLVNDGPVTFLLES
- a CDS encoding chalcone isomerase family protein; translated protein: MPLPTPRGLLLLATLTTALPAAAQSVATEPVEKASVEKASVEKAPVEIKGARFPATLETGERRYERIGHGLFRYMIWDAYAGAYYQATGFPVPAPLSDVPRRLELEYFHAIEASDFAEVTRERVEEALPGEEFARLAPNLTAFNDRYRDVSPGDRYALGWDGDALTLALNGETLYEGSDLALASALFGIWLGDDPLGEGFRDDLLGR
- a CDS encoding universal stress protein; its protein translation is MSQTLLFASDLSAENRAAFARAVRLAVESGARLDIIHVLDPYLPRRVLHDLEEAVVEDIRATLTDIREDYALPEPQSLIQTMAGAPYAEIIREAHERQADMIILGAHRKRGQPDLVAGTTLARVLRSAPCPVLSVSHLATQEWNNILVPVDFSLTSRHTLRETLKRFPEARLTLLHAWDIPGERELGSDSDYARWRDREVERLRTQLERETEQLMSELEDVPELELVLEQGDPMEVLMTRLRRQPPDLLALGSRGQLGRHSQITERLLSEPHCDIMLCRAW
- the thiD gene encoding bifunctional hydroxymethylpyrimidine kinase/phosphomethylpyrimidine kinase, which produces MAHSRPIPNTLTIAGSDPGGGAGIQADLKTFSALGSYGTSVITALTAQNTRGVAGVHPVPADFIAAQLDTLLDDIDIAAVKVGMVASRRVAEVIRDALGARRPRWVVLDPVMVAKSGDTLVDDAGIAAVRDCLVPLADLITPNLPEAAVLLDCPVPHDRAGMEAMVPGLRALTPGAVLLKGGHLRGETCPDLLVTGDNLTWLDGRRIATGNLHGTGCTLSSAITARLAQGDALPDAVTAAKAWLSRALEESHRLHVGQGHGPVHHFHAWW
- a CDS encoding YqaA family protein yields the protein MLMLFLVALASATLLPGGSEVWLARLWCQGEPGWWLWAVASVGNTLGSLINVGLGRYARHFEGRRWFPVSRQGLARAEGWYLHFGEWSLLASWVPVVGDPLTVLAGILRLPWWRATLLIALAKGARYALVLWLAGAWLAPLCA